In Micromonospora sp. WMMD980, the following are encoded in one genomic region:
- a CDS encoding helix-turn-helix domain-containing protein: MSRARSAHHRALTATTALAVLPNTTMTAAYVPEPRRMAPPVIRRAQAYLEEHAAEPVAVAQVAAACGVGPRGLQAAFQRHVGHSPLTYLRQVRLARAHRDLAAADPASGATIAGIARRWGWTSPGRFAAAYRETYGRPPHETLRE, from the coding sequence GTGTCGCGGGCTCGGTCGGCGCACCACCGCGCTCTGACGGCGACCACCGCGCTCGCGGTCCTCCCCAACACCACGATGACCGCCGCGTACGTGCCGGAGCCCCGCCGGATGGCGCCGCCGGTGATCCGTCGCGCGCAGGCATATCTGGAGGAGCACGCCGCCGAACCGGTCGCCGTGGCGCAGGTCGCCGCCGCCTGCGGCGTCGGGCCACGCGGCCTGCAGGCCGCGTTCCAGCGACATGTCGGCCACAGTCCGCTGACCTACCTGCGTCAGGTCCGCCTCGCCCGCGCCCACCGCGATCTCGCCGCCGCCGACCCGGCCTCCGGCGCGACCATCGCCGGCATCGCCCGACGGTGGGGCTGGACCAGCCCCGGCCGCTTCGCGGCCGCCTACCGGGAGACATACGGGAGGCCACCCCACGAGACGCTACGGGAGTGA
- a CDS encoding inositol monophosphatase family protein, whose translation MSIGAAPADLRHLSLRAARAGADAIRQARHRGFQTVHKGGAAQDPVTTADHASERAILDLLARDRPQDAVLAEESGLSAGCSGLRWIVDPLDGTLNFSHGASRYAVSIAVAAGCDVGEGRVVAATILQPASGACLVLDADGAHDGDARVAVNRDAVPAHALVAFAVPNAPGPRRRAYQALVGLAPRVADLRNSGSTVCDLAAVATGELDAFLSFDPAEWDVAAGAALVEAGGGVTRRWRRDGRTVFATGAPAVVAALAAWLGTDHDEGDDDDEQR comes from the coding sequence ATGAGCATCGGCGCCGCTCCGGCCGACCTGCGCCACCTCAGCCTGCGCGCCGCGCGGGCCGGGGCGGACGCCATCCGCCAGGCCCGCCACCGGGGCTTCCAGACCGTCCACAAGGGAGGGGCGGCGCAGGACCCGGTGACCACCGCCGATCACGCCAGCGAACGGGCGATCCTCGACCTGCTCGCCCGCGACCGTCCGCAGGACGCGGTGCTGGCCGAGGAGTCCGGGCTGAGCGCCGGCTGCTCCGGGCTGCGCTGGATCGTCGACCCGCTCGACGGCACGCTCAACTTCAGCCACGGGGCGAGCCGCTACGCGGTCAGCATCGCCGTGGCGGCCGGCTGCGACGTGGGCGAGGGTCGGGTGGTCGCGGCCACCATCCTGCAACCGGCCTCCGGCGCCTGCCTGGTGCTCGACGCCGACGGCGCGCACGACGGCGACGCCCGGGTGGCGGTCAACCGCGACGCGGTGCCGGCACACGCGCTGGTGGCGTTCGCGGTGCCGAACGCGCCCGGCCCGCGGCGGCGCGCCTACCAGGCGCTCGTCGGCCTCGCGCCGCGCGTCGCGGACCTGCGCAACTCCGGATCCACGGTCTGCGACCTGGCGGCGGTGGCCACCGGGGAACTGGACGCGTTCCTCAGTTTCGACCCGGCGGAGTGGGATGTCGCCGCCGGCGCCGCCCTGGTGGAGGCCGGTGGCGGGGTGACCCGCCGCTGGCGCCGGGACGGACGGACCGTCTTCGCCACCGGCGCTCCGGCCGTGGTGGCGGCGCTGGCGGCCTGGCTGGGCACGGACCACGACGAGGGGGACGACGATGACGAGCAGCGATGA
- a CDS encoding SGNH/GDSL hydrolase family protein → MIRPRLSLPRTAARLATLAAATAGLLLAVVAPANAAVPSGRYVALGDSYTAGPLIPTQTDLNCLRSNRNYPSLVAAASGSSSFADVSCSGATTDDILYGGDGQLGINVPPQLNSVTPNTALVTVQIGGNDIGFSGIISDCAQASVSSPLGSPCKDRFTAGGTDQLRARIAATVPKVTTVLRSVTQAAPGARVVVLGYPAILPDSGYGCWPVVPIAYQDVPYLRGVEKALNTMLADTAAANGASYADVYTPSIGRDACKGSGTRWVEGLVPQNAAAPFHPNARGEQGMADALRAHLS, encoded by the coding sequence ATGATCCGTCCCCGCCTGTCGCTGCCGCGTACTGCCGCACGCCTGGCCACGCTCGCCGCGGCCACCGCCGGCCTGCTGCTCGCCGTCGTCGCACCCGCCAACGCCGCCGTGCCCTCCGGGCGCTACGTGGCGCTCGGCGACTCGTACACCGCCGGCCCGCTCATCCCCACCCAGACCGACCTGAACTGCCTGCGCTCCAACCGCAACTACCCGTCGTTGGTCGCGGCCGCGTCCGGCTCGTCGTCGTTCGCGGACGTGAGCTGCTCCGGGGCCACCACCGACGACATCCTGTACGGCGGCGACGGCCAACTCGGCATCAACGTGCCGCCGCAGCTCAACTCGGTCACCCCGAACACGGCGCTGGTGACGGTGCAGATCGGCGGCAACGACATCGGTTTCTCCGGGATCATCAGCGACTGCGCGCAGGCCAGCGTCAGCAGCCCGCTCGGCTCGCCGTGCAAGGACCGGTTCACCGCCGGCGGCACCGACCAGCTCCGGGCCCGGATCGCCGCCACCGTGCCAAAGGTGACAACGGTGCTGCGCTCGGTCACGCAGGCCGCGCCGGGCGCGCGGGTCGTGGTGCTCGGCTACCCGGCGATCCTGCCGGACAGCGGGTACGGCTGCTGGCCGGTGGTGCCGATCGCCTACCAGGACGTGCCCTACCTGCGGGGCGTCGAGAAGGCGTTGAACACGATGCTGGCCGACACCGCGGCGGCGAACGGCGCGAGCTACGCCGACGTCTACACCCCGTCGATCGGCCGCGACGCGTGCAAGGGCAGCGGCACCCGCTGGGTCGAGGGGCTGGTGCCGCAGAACGCGGCCGCGCCGTTCCACCCGAACGCCCGGGGTGAGCAGGGCATGGCCGACGCGCTGCGCGCGCACCTGAGCTGA
- a CDS encoding YciI family protein: protein MCDASRLSGMEFPCFHRYRPHSVPLRDGLREDHWSYMDRLGTGMIARGPTLADDGATPTGSLHIVDLPDSAAARAFAFDEPNYQAGVYRDVLLRRWRNTLRRRMGDFPGGPVGGNRYLVLALGAGEAADLAVPGDPDRLIAYGPLLSDDRAAWLGTALLVQASDPDAAQGLLTARRYADVEVLADAAHQRVVRRVRQEDQGQDERPPARPLPGRVVRAAVRLPKSGTLLRREQHPGHGQVGGGIARGQVTEVDHGADATVVDQDVGRVQVPVQPQRRTVPGGRSGGRLPDRPGGGAVGRIDVRQPGQDPLGTPGQWNPAKQVDGRLRRSRDMQRAQESAERRRGRPVIVGLRPRCDPAREERHDTPRPRILCRRPADTQRRWHRQRQAVGQLRQPPLLVRDEFGGDGSSW, encoded by the coding sequence GTGTGCGATGCGTCGAGACTGTCCGGCATGGAATTTCCGTGCTTCCACCGCTACCGGCCGCACTCCGTTCCGCTGCGGGACGGGTTGCGAGAAGATCACTGGTCCTACATGGACCGGCTCGGGACCGGGATGATCGCCCGCGGGCCGACCCTCGCCGACGACGGCGCGACGCCCACCGGCAGCCTGCACATCGTCGACCTGCCCGATTCCGCCGCCGCCCGCGCGTTCGCGTTCGACGAGCCCAACTACCAGGCCGGCGTGTATCGCGACGTGTTGCTCCGGCGCTGGCGCAACACGCTGCGACGACGCATGGGGGATTTTCCCGGCGGCCCGGTCGGTGGCAACCGTTACCTGGTGCTGGCCCTCGGCGCGGGAGAGGCCGCCGACCTGGCCGTGCCCGGCGATCCGGATCGGCTGATCGCCTACGGCCCGCTGCTGTCCGACGACCGCGCGGCCTGGTTGGGCACCGCGCTGCTCGTGCAGGCGTCGGATCCGGACGCGGCCCAGGGCCTCCTGACCGCGCGTCGATACGCCGACGTCGAGGTGCTCGCCGATGCCGCGCATCAGCGGGTTGTCCGCCGAGTGCGTCAGGAAGACCAGGGACAGGACGAGCGCCCACCCGCGCGACCGCTCCCAGGTCGCGTCGTCCGCGCGGCCGTACGCCTCCCGAAGAGCGGCACGCTGCTCCGCCGTGAACAGCATCCAGGCCACGGACAGGTCGGCGGCGGAATCGCCCGAGGTCAGGTCACCGAAGTCGATCACGGCGCTGATGCGACCGTGGTCGACCAGGATGTTGGCCGGGTGCAGGTCCCCGTGCAGCCACAGCGGCGGACCGTCCCAGGCGGGCGTAGCGGCGGCCGCCTCCCAGACCGGCCGGGCGGCGGCGCGGTCGGCCGGATCGACGTGCGCCAGCCCGGTCAGGACCCCCTCGGCACGCCCGGCCAGTGGAATCCCGCGAAACAGGTTGACGGGCGCCTCCGAAGGAGCCGGGACATGCAGCGCGCCCAGGAATCCGCCGAGCGTCGCCGCGGCCGACCAGTGATCGTCGGGCTCCGCCCACGCTGCGATCCGGCCCGGGAAGAACGGCACGACACTCCACGACCACGGATACTCTGCCGTCGGCCGGCCGACACGCAGCGGCGCTGGCACCGGCAACGGCAGGCGGTCGGCCAACTCCGGCAGCCACCGCTGCTCGTGCGCGACGAGTTCGGCGGCGATGGCTCGTCGTGGTAG
- a CDS encoding ROK family protein translates to MSVRLSGPPAAGTRGAGLLLGIDFGGTKMAVGVSDADGRLLVRRRVPTHAERGAPQALARALALAGDLVGEVGGPLAAAGVASPGVVRPDGIDLAPNVPGWDRLRLADAVRDALDVPRVAVDNDLNAAALAELRHGALRGVDPGLVVGIGTGVAAAVTVGGAVLPGHRGAAGEIGYAVAGGPWPGTMLELDFSGRALDRLAADLDVPGGTAGLAAAAEAPGAPRDALAARVDEAAHALATCCLLLDPQRIVLVGGVTRSALIRRMLVDRLTEVLPHPPDVVRSGFADDAALYGALALARDTVPASL, encoded by the coding sequence GTGAGCGTGCGGCTGTCCGGCCCGCCCGCCGCCGGCACGCGCGGCGCGGGGTTGTTGCTCGGCATCGACTTCGGCGGCACGAAGATGGCGGTGGGGGTGTCCGACGCCGACGGCCGGCTGCTGGTCCGCCGGCGGGTGCCCACCCACGCCGAGCGGGGCGCGCCGCAGGCGCTGGCCCGGGCGCTGGCGCTCGCCGGTGACCTCGTCGGCGAGGTCGGCGGTCCGCTCGCCGCGGCCGGGGTGGCCTCGCCCGGCGTGGTCCGGCCGGACGGCATCGACCTGGCGCCCAACGTGCCCGGCTGGGATCGGCTGCGCCTGGCCGACGCGGTCCGCGACGCGCTGGACGTGCCCCGGGTCGCGGTGGACAACGACCTGAACGCCGCCGCCCTGGCCGAGTTGCGCCACGGCGCGCTGCGCGGCGTCGACCCCGGCCTGGTGGTCGGGATCGGCACCGGCGTCGCGGCGGCGGTCACGGTCGGCGGCGCGGTGCTGCCGGGTCACCGCGGCGCGGCCGGCGAGATCGGGTACGCGGTGGCCGGCGGCCCCTGGCCGGGGACCATGCTGGAGTTGGACTTCTCCGGCCGGGCGCTGGACCGGCTCGCCGCCGACCTCGACGTGCCGGGCGGGACGGCGGGTCTCGCCGCCGCCGCCGAGGCGCCGGGCGCGCCGCGTGACGCGCTGGCCGCCCGGGTCGACGAGGCGGCCCACGCGCTGGCGACCTGCTGCCTGCTGCTCGATCCACAGCGGATCGTGCTGGTCGGCGGCGTCACCCGCAGCGCGTTGATCCGGCGGATGCTCGTCGACCGGCTGACCGAGGTGCTGCCGCACCCGCCCGACGTGGTGCGCTCCGGCTTCGCCGACGACGCCGCGCTGTACGGCGCGCTGGCCCTGGCCCGGGACACGGTGCCCGCGTCGCTGTAG
- a CDS encoding Gfo/Idh/MocA family oxidoreductase, whose amino-acid sequence MTSSDEFRLALVGAGRMGHHHLRALAGNRKVRISHVVDPVPDARAAVVAAGLPAYPSVADLLADAAPDGLLVTAPTGRHGALVADAAKAGLPVLCEKPAGLDAAEAAEAGRVAAAAGVGFQVAYWRRYVPELRRLRERIAGGELGEVLFVAASQWDGEPPPAAFRTGSGGIFVDMGVHEFDQIRWLTGQDVIRVCAQPAGHVTDPAVRGRDVDSAQALLGLSRGGTALVSLGRHHPGGDMAAVEVFGTRDHVRLTFLDPADGDATMYAALARQAEDFAELARTGRAEGAQVADAVAVLDAAHLATAQLTLGHEEQPDR is encoded by the coding sequence ATGACGAGCAGCGATGAGTTCCGGCTGGCGCTGGTGGGCGCGGGGCGGATGGGCCACCACCACCTGCGCGCGCTGGCGGGCAACCGGAAGGTCCGGATCAGCCACGTGGTCGACCCCGTGCCGGACGCCCGGGCGGCGGTCGTCGCCGCCGGGCTGCCGGCGTACCCGAGCGTGGCGGACCTGCTCGCGGACGCCGCGCCGGACGGTCTGCTGGTGACCGCGCCGACCGGCCGGCACGGCGCGCTGGTCGCCGACGCCGCGAAGGCCGGGCTGCCGGTGCTGTGCGAGAAGCCGGCCGGGCTGGACGCGGCCGAGGCCGCGGAGGCCGGCCGGGTGGCCGCGGCCGCCGGCGTCGGCTTCCAGGTCGCCTACTGGCGCCGGTACGTGCCCGAGCTGCGGCGGCTGCGCGAGCGGATCGCCGGCGGCGAGCTGGGTGAGGTGCTGTTCGTGGCCGCGTCGCAGTGGGACGGGGAGCCGCCGCCGGCGGCGTTCCGCACCGGCAGCGGCGGGATCTTCGTGGACATGGGGGTGCACGAGTTCGACCAGATCCGGTGGCTGACCGGGCAGGACGTCATCCGTGTCTGCGCCCAGCCGGCCGGGCACGTCACCGACCCGGCGGTGCGCGGGCGGGACGTGGACAGCGCTCAGGCGTTGCTCGGTCTCTCCCGCGGCGGCACCGCGCTGGTCTCGCTCGGCCGGCACCATCCGGGCGGGGACATGGCGGCGGTGGAGGTCTTCGGCACCCGGGACCACGTCCGGCTGACGTTCCTCGACCCGGCCGACGGCGACGCCACCATGTACGCCGCGCTGGCCCGCCAGGCGGAGGACTTCGCCGAGCTGGCCCGCACCGGACGCGCCGAGGGCGCTCAGGTGGCGGACGCGGTCGCCGTGCTGGACGCGGCGCACCTGGCGACGGCGCAACTCACGCTGGGTCACGAAGAACAACCCGATCGGTGA
- a CDS encoding flavin reductase family protein, with protein MTGISNAYEQERAFRSVAGRFATGVAVATALGPDGPLGMTVNSFTTVSLSPRMLLVCLRRDCRLLDAVRRDGRFAVTVLADDQRDDAAWFASRGRPTGAEGFAGVAYDAETETGCPRLTDGVAYFGCEAVSAEPAGDHAVLMGTVRAAGLLRSTPPLLFVDGHYAQVADLREPEVAR; from the coding sequence ATGACCGGGATCAGCAACGCGTACGAGCAGGAGCGGGCGTTCCGTTCCGTGGCCGGGCGCTTCGCCACCGGGGTGGCGGTGGCGACCGCGCTCGGGCCGGACGGACCGCTCGGCATGACTGTCAACTCGTTCACCACCGTGTCGTTGTCCCCCCGGATGCTGCTGGTCTGCCTGCGGCGGGACTGCCGCCTGCTGGACGCGGTCCGGCGCGACGGCCGGTTCGCGGTCACCGTGCTCGCCGACGACCAGCGCGACGACGCGGCCTGGTTCGCCAGCCGGGGCCGGCCCACCGGCGCGGAGGGCTTCGCCGGCGTCGCGTACGACGCGGAGACCGAGACCGGCTGCCCACGGCTGACCGACGGGGTGGCGTACTTCGGGTGCGAGGCGGTGTCGGCCGAGCCGGCCGGTGACCACGCGGTGCTGATGGGGACCGTCCGCGCCGCCGGCCTGCTCCGGTCGACACCTCCGCTGCTCTTCGTGGACGGGCACTACGCGCAGGTCGCCGACCTGCGGGAGCCGGAGGTGGCGCGATGA
- a CDS encoding siderophore-interacting protein, whose amino-acid sequence MTSTVAVTPWRVFTVEVRAVRRLGPSFLRVTFTGADLDRFADNGYDQRIKLALPVVDGVPGELPDGPEWYQRWRDLPAERRSPIRTYTVRAARPEESEVDVDMALHGDGGPATRWARRARPGDRLALVGPDAGWPGEHGGVEFRPPAGAVLLLAGDETAAPAICAILDRLPAGARGHALVEVPEAGDVLPCRVPAGVTVTWLPRAGAPHGARLSPAVTDLAARLLPAPARSPAGEAPAEVDVDRDVLWEVPERPDGAALYAWLAGEAAVIRGLRRHLVTERGMDRRAVAFMGYWRAGRAES is encoded by the coding sequence ATGACCAGCACCGTGGCCGTCACGCCGTGGCGAGTGTTCACCGTCGAGGTACGCGCGGTACGCCGGCTCGGCCCGTCGTTCCTGCGGGTCACCTTCACCGGCGCGGACCTGGACCGGTTCGCCGACAACGGCTACGACCAGCGGATCAAGCTGGCGTTGCCGGTGGTCGACGGGGTGCCGGGGGAACTGCCCGACGGGCCGGAGTGGTATCAGCGGTGGCGGGACCTGCCGGCGGAGCGGCGCAGCCCGATCCGCACCTACACGGTCCGGGCGGCGCGGCCGGAGGAGTCCGAGGTGGACGTGGACATGGCGTTGCACGGTGACGGCGGCCCGGCGACCCGATGGGCGCGGCGCGCCCGCCCGGGCGATCGGTTGGCGCTGGTCGGGCCGGACGCGGGCTGGCCGGGCGAGCACGGCGGCGTGGAGTTCCGGCCCCCGGCCGGGGCGGTGCTGCTGCTGGCCGGCGACGAGACGGCCGCGCCGGCCATCTGCGCGATCCTGGATCGGCTGCCGGCCGGCGCGCGCGGCCACGCGCTGGTCGAGGTGCCGGAGGCGGGTGACGTGCTGCCGTGCCGGGTGCCGGCCGGGGTCACCGTGACCTGGCTACCCCGGGCCGGCGCCCCGCACGGCGCCCGCCTCTCCCCGGCGGTGACGGACCTCGCCGCCCGGCTGCTGCCCGCCCCGGCCCGCTCGCCGGCCGGCGAGGCGCCGGCCGAGGTGGACGTGGACCGGGACGTCCTCTGGGAGGTGCCGGAGCGGCCGGACGGCGCGGCGCTCTACGCCTGGCTGGCCGGCGAGGCGGCGGTGATCCGGGGACTGCGCCGGCACCTGGTCACCGAGCGCGGGATGGACCGGCGGGCGGTGGCGTTCATGGGCTACTGGCGGGCCGGCCGCGCCGAGAGCTGA
- a CDS encoding AfsR/SARP family transcriptional regulator, which yields MQFSVLGPLALSADDHAITLTGTKPRLLLALLLLNPGRTVSTARLVDGLWPDAPPASAVRNLRTYVHRLRQALDRGGDSADRLVHDGTGYHLRVDEHELDLLRFRRLAEDARRSARADRPDAAADLFDRAVGLWRGQPLEDLPDLGAELGATVTALREQHREMTVELTDLRLRLGQPARVIPALRRMVAEEPLDERHQAQLVTALTLEGRVGEALVAYQQARRGIVDELGVDPGPALQGALQAALDADSTEARPPAGRPAAAPAGRQALPMKPPVLVGRDTTAGQLRAIAEGIADSTGADEHAAVVLVSGAPGVGKSSFSISSGYDLADLFPDGQLFVSFDSGDEPPRGSGELIRELLVELGVPLTDVSEDIRERAAVLRCALAGRRLLLIIDDVECAQQVRPLLPGAGRSLVLVNSRQRLLDLDVGWRLTLGALDRDEAVELLATIAGEDRVREQPEVFGRIADACDQLPLALRIVGSRLVTQPDGALPGFAEHLEIEENRLAELVVGDISVRHTLSVSYRGLDVDARRALRELAAANSLITPTSAVEILRLPRQQASRLVEHLVQHNMLVPVDAGGLGQRFHLPELLRIFANECP from the coding sequence ATGCAGTTCAGTGTTCTCGGTCCGTTGGCGCTGTCCGCGGACGACCACGCGATCACGCTGACCGGCACCAAGCCGCGACTCCTGCTCGCCCTGCTGCTGCTGAACCCGGGCCGTACCGTCTCCACCGCCCGGCTGGTCGACGGCCTCTGGCCCGACGCGCCGCCGGCGTCGGCGGTGCGCAACCTGCGCACCTACGTGCACCGGCTGCGGCAGGCGCTGGACCGCGGCGGCGACTCGGCCGACCGCCTGGTCCACGACGGCACCGGCTACCACCTGCGGGTCGACGAGCACGAGCTGGACCTGCTCCGGTTCCGGCGACTCGCCGAGGACGCGCGCCGGTCCGCGCGCGCGGACCGGCCGGACGCCGCCGCCGACCTGTTCGACCGGGCGGTCGGGCTGTGGCGGGGCCAGCCGCTGGAGGACCTGCCGGACCTCGGCGCCGAGCTGGGCGCGACCGTCACCGCGCTGCGGGAGCAGCACCGGGAGATGACGGTCGAGCTGACCGACCTGCGCCTGCGCCTGGGCCAGCCGGCGCGGGTCATCCCGGCGCTGCGCCGGATGGTGGCGGAGGAGCCGCTCGACGAACGCCACCAGGCACAGTTGGTGACCGCGTTGACGCTCGAGGGACGCGTCGGCGAGGCGCTGGTCGCCTACCAGCAGGCCCGACGCGGCATCGTCGACGAACTCGGGGTCGACCCCGGCCCGGCCCTGCAGGGCGCCCTGCAGGCCGCGCTGGACGCGGACTCGACCGAGGCCCGACCGCCCGCCGGCCGGCCCGCCGCGGCGCCGGCCGGAAGGCAGGCGCTGCCGATGAAGCCGCCGGTCCTGGTCGGCCGGGACACCACCGCCGGTCAGTTGCGCGCCATCGCCGAGGGCATCGCGGACTCGACCGGCGCGGACGAGCACGCCGCCGTCGTGCTGGTCTCCGGCGCGCCCGGGGTCGGCAAGTCCTCCTTCTCAATCTCCAGCGGCTACGACCTGGCCGACCTCTTCCCCGACGGGCAGCTCTTCGTGAGCTTCGACAGCGGCGACGAGCCGCCACGCGGCAGCGGGGAGCTGATCCGGGAACTGCTCGTCGAGCTGGGGGTGCCGCTGACCGACGTGTCGGAGGACATCCGGGAGCGGGCCGCGGTGCTGCGGTGCGCGCTCGCCGGCCGGCGACTGCTGCTCATCATCGACGACGTGGAGTGCGCGCAGCAGGTCCGCCCGCTGCTGCCGGGCGCGGGCCGCAGCCTGGTGCTGGTCAACAGCCGGCAGCGCCTGCTGGACCTGGACGTCGGCTGGCGGCTCACGCTCGGCGCGCTGGACCGCGACGAGGCGGTGGAACTGCTGGCGACGATCGCGGGCGAGGACCGGGTCCGCGAGCAGCCGGAGGTCTTCGGCCGGATCGCCGACGCCTGCGACCAGTTGCCGCTGGCCCTGCGGATCGTCGGCAGCCGGCTGGTCACCCAGCCGGACGGCGCGCTGCCCGGCTTCGCCGAGCATCTGGAGATCGAGGAGAACCGGCTCGCCGAGTTGGTCGTCGGGGACATCTCGGTGCGGCACACGCTCTCGGTCAGCTACCGAGGGCTCGACGTCGACGCCCGCCGGGCCTTGCGCGAACTGGCCGCCGCCAACTCACTGATCACCCCGACCAGCGCGGTGGAGATCCTGCGCCTGCCCCGGCAGCAGGCCAGCCGGCTGGTCGAGCACCTGGTCCAGCACAACATGCTGGTGCCGGTCGACGCCGGCGGCCTCGGCCAACGCTTCCACCTGCCCGAGTTGCTGCGCATCTTCGCCAACGAATGCCCGTGA
- a CDS encoding amino acid adenylation domain-containing protein, with product MSLYQWFQRSAERLPEAVALEVGGESVTYRRLHELAGGLAGRMHARVGRRPRAVGLLAARSLPAYAGYLGALRAGAVVVPLNPAFPAARNARLCRDAGVDALVVDAAGAAVAAEVAGDAATVRLDEPPGAAPPEPAVRPDDVAYLLFTSGSTGRPKGVPIRHRNVDAYLAHCLDVYRVGPGDRLSQTFDLTFDPSVFDMFVAWGGGATLVVPQPDEVLTPVRFVNERRITHWFSVPSVVSLARRMRMLSPGAMPGLRHSLFAGEQLTVEQARAWAAAAPGSVVENLYGPTELTVTCTAHRLPADPADWPATSNGTVPIGDVHEDLDAIVRGGDGTTGGDDGELCVRGAQCFAGYLDPADDEGRFVEHAGRRYYRTGDRVRREHGTLVHHGRLDDQVKLRGYRIELGEVEMVLRGHPGVQDAVVLALGTGDGVTLEAVYTGAAGIDAELSRRCADGLPGYMVPARIHHVAALPTNGNGKTDRRRTAALVGDVGGTRGER from the coding sequence GTGAGTCTCTACCAGTGGTTCCAGCGCAGCGCGGAGCGCCTGCCCGAGGCGGTCGCGCTGGAGGTCGGCGGGGAGTCGGTGACCTACCGCCGGCTGCACGAGCTGGCCGGCGGTCTCGCCGGGCGGATGCATGCCCGGGTGGGCCGGCGTCCGCGGGCGGTCGGCCTGTTGGCGGCCCGCAGCCTGCCGGCGTACGCCGGTTATCTGGGCGCGTTGCGGGCCGGCGCGGTCGTGGTGCCGCTCAACCCGGCCTTCCCCGCCGCCCGCAACGCCCGGTTGTGCCGCGACGCCGGGGTGGACGCCCTGGTGGTCGACGCCGCCGGCGCGGCGGTGGCGGCCGAGGTCGCGGGCGACGCCGCCACGGTACGGCTCGACGAGCCGCCGGGCGCGGCCCCGCCGGAGCCGGCGGTGCGCCCGGACGACGTGGCGTACCTGCTGTTCACGTCCGGGTCGACCGGCCGGCCCAAGGGCGTGCCGATCCGGCACCGCAACGTGGACGCCTATCTCGCCCACTGCCTCGACGTCTACCGGGTCGGCCCGGGCGACCGGCTGTCGCAGACCTTCGACCTGACGTTCGACCCGTCGGTGTTCGACATGTTCGTCGCCTGGGGCGGCGGCGCCACCCTCGTGGTGCCGCAGCCGGACGAGGTGCTCACCCCGGTGCGGTTCGTCAACGAGCGGCGGATCACGCACTGGTTCTCGGTGCCGTCGGTGGTGTCGCTGGCCCGCCGGATGCGGATGCTCTCTCCCGGCGCCATGCCCGGCCTGCGGCACAGCCTCTTCGCCGGTGAGCAGCTCACCGTCGAGCAGGCGCGGGCCTGGGCGGCGGCGGCGCCGGGCAGCGTGGTGGAGAACCTGTACGGCCCCACCGAACTGACCGTGACCTGCACCGCGCACCGGCTGCCGGCCGATCCGGCGGACTGGCCGGCGACGTCGAACGGCACGGTGCCGATCGGTGACGTGCACGAGGACCTGGACGCGATCGTGCGGGGCGGGGACGGCACGACCGGTGGCGACGACGGTGAGCTGTGTGTGCGGGGAGCGCAGTGCTTCGCCGGCTACCTCGACCCGGCCGACGACGAGGGCCGGTTCGTCGAGCACGCCGGCCGGCGCTACTACCGCACCGGCGACCGGGTCCGCCGCGAGCACGGCACGCTCGTGCACCACGGCCGCCTCGACGACCAGGTGAAGCTGCGCGGCTATCGGATCGAGCTGGGCGAGGTCGAGATGGTGCTGCGCGGGCACCCCGGCGTGCAGGACGCGGTGGTGCTGGCGCTCGGCACCGGCGACGGCGTGACGCTGGAGGCGGTCTACACCGGCGCCGCCGGGATCGACGCCGAGCTGTCCCGCCGCTGCGCGGACGGGCTGCCCGGCTACATGGTGCCGGCCCGGATCCACCACGTCGCCGCGCTGCCCACCAACGGCAACGGCAAGACCGACCGACGCCGGACCGCCGCCCTGGTCGGCGACGTCGGCGGGACGAGAGGAGAACGGTGA